One genomic region from Populus nigra chromosome 8, ddPopNigr1.1, whole genome shotgun sequence encodes:
- the LOC133700855 gene encoding probable xyloglucan endotransglucosylase/hydrolase protein 30, with the protein MDCLCCWSVSKPLYLLLFFYFFSCTAKAAFNLSTISFDEGYSPLFGDGNLVRSPDGRSARLLLDRFTGAGFISSRMYKYGFFSANIKLPGYYTAGLCVAFYTSNGDVFKKTHDELDIEFLGNTKGEPWRFQTNLYGNGSTSHGREERYRLWFDPSKEFHRYSILWTAKNIIFYIDDVPIREVIRNEEMGSDYPSKPMSLYATIWDASNWATSGGKYKVNYKYAPFVSEFKDLALEGCPSDPIEEFPSFDCYESDIARLENADYATITRRQRSAMRRFRQRYMYYSYCYDALRYPVPLPECVIIPSEKERFRDTGRLKFGGSHQGGKRRSRRRGRGRVQASNLEYDPDM; encoded by the exons atggatTGCTTATGTTGTTGGTCTGTCTCGAAACCTTTGtatctcctcctcttcttttacTTCTTTTCTTGCACTGCCAAAGCAGCTTTCAATCTCTCCACCATCTCCTTTGATGAAGGTTACAGCCCTCTCTTTGGCGATGGCAATCTTGTTCGCTCTCCTGATGGTAGAAGCGCCCGCCTCCTCCTTGATCGCTTCACAG GTGCGGGTTTTATTTCATCCAGGATGTATAAATATGGATTCTTTAGTGCGAATATCAAGTTACCAGGCTATTACACGGCCGGTCTCTGTGTTGCCTTTTAT ACATCAAACGGGGACGTGTTCAAGAAGACCCATGATGAATTAGACATTGAATTCCTGGGAAACACCAAAGGGGAGCCATGGAGGTTCCAAACAAACTTGTATGGTAATGGAAGCACAAGTCATGGCAGAGAAGAAAGATATCGATTGTGGTTTGACCCCTCCAAAGAGTTCCATAGGTATAGCATTCTATGGACGGCAAAGAACATCAT ATTCTACATTGACGATGTTCCCATTCGAGAGGTGATTCGCAATGAAGAAATGGGCAGCGATTACCCATCGAAGCCAATGTCCTTGTATGCTACGATATGGGATGCGTCGAATTGGGCAACTTCTGGTGGGAAATACAAGGTCAATTATAAGTATGCAccatttgtgtccgaatttaaGGACTTGGCTCTCGAGGGCTGCCCTTCTGACCCCATCGAGGAATTTCCTTCATTTGATTGCTATGAGAGTGATATTGCTAGGCTCGAGAATGCCGATTATGCCACGATCACGCGGAGGCAACGTTCGGCAATGCGGCGATTTCGCCAACGTTACATGTATTATTCTTATTGCTATGATGCATTAAGGTATCCTGTGCCACTACCAGAATGTGTTATAATTCCATCAGAGAAGGAGAGATTCAGGGACACTGGCAGATTGAAATTCGGTGGCAGCCATCAAGGTGGCAAACGCCGTTCAAGGCGCCGAGGCCGAGGCCGAGTTCAAGCTTCTAATTTAGAATATGATCCGGATATGTGA
- the LOC133701037 gene encoding cellulose synthase-like protein D3, with the protein MAAADPYHLRRAPTIHHYSNSREDLDSEIGSVEFVTYTVHIPPTPDNQPVEIPAENEKKMERSFTSNSMFTGGHNCATRAHMKEKTIESQTSHPRVAGANGSFCAVPGCDAQVIADKRGVDLVPCECEYKICWDCCKDVLATGDGICPGCKEPYRSHDVPELHSRRLSFGKSSKALAKSQSGELDYSQYLFESMTNYGYGNALCPTDGVKGNDEGTSGGVQKSFVEKQWKPLTRELKISAKVIAPYRLVIPIRIIVLALFLRWRVSNPNEDARWLWGMSTVCEIWFAFSWLLDQLPKLCPINRVTDLDVLKEKFETPSPSNPTGKSDLPGIDIFVSTADSEKEPPLVTANTILSILAADYPVEKLSCYVSDDGGALLTFEAMAEAASFASLWVPFCRKHEIEPRNPESYFNMRRDPYKNKIRPDFVRDRRRAKREYDEFKVRINGLSDSIRRRSDAYNTQEELKAMKRWKEKVDDEPMDRLKIPKATWMADGTHWPGTWTVPAPEHTRGDHASILQVMLQPPSDEPLKGIAGDSKSMNLSEVDIRLPVLVYVSREKRPGYDHNKKAGAMNALVRASAVMSNGPFILNLDCDHYIYNYQALRDGICFMMDRGGEGICYVQFPQRFEGIDPSDRYANHNTVFFDVNMRALDGIQGPVYVGTGCLFRRTAFYDFDPPRYEDHGSCFFGRHKKAAVASAPEISQSYGMEDAENQEINAPLIPRKFGNSSLFLDSVRVAAFQGLPLADNSHVKYGRPPGALTGPRPLHLATIAEAVNVISCWYEDKTEWGQSVGWIYGSVTEDVVTGYRMHGRGWRSVYCVTERDAFRGTAPINLTDRLHQVLRWATGSVEIFFSRNNALLGGPRLKLLQRIAYLNVGIYPFTSIFLVVYCFIPAFSLFTNQFIVASLTVTFLVYLFIISVTLCILAVLEINWSGIELEEWWRNEQFWLIGGTSAHLAAVLQGLLKVIAGIEISFTLTSKSAGDDADDEFSDLYLFKWTSLMILPCTIIMTNFIAIAVGVSRTIYSEAPQWSNLLGGVFFSFWVLAHFYPFVKGLMGRRGKTPTIIYVWSALLSICISLLWVAIDPPSGNNQIGGLFQLP; encoded by the exons ATGGCTGCTGCTGATCCATACCATCTAAGAAGAGCACCCACAATTCACCACTATAGTAACTCGAGGGAGGATCTTGATAGTGAAATTGGCAGTGTAGAATTTGTAACGTATACAGTCCACATACCGCCCACACCTGATAACCAACCAGTGGAAATCCCTGCAGAGAATGAAAAGAAGATGGAGAGGAGTTTCACGTCGAATTCTATGTTTACAGGTGGGCATAATTGCGCTACTCGTGCgcatatgaaagaaaaaacgaTCGAGTCCCAAACAAGCCATCCTCGAGTGGCAGGTGCAAACGGGTCGTTTTGTGCGGTGCCAGGCTGTGATGCTCAGGTCATTGCTGATAAACGTGGCGTTGATTTAGTACCTTGTGAATGTGAATACAAGATTTGTTGGGATTGTTGTAAGGATGTCCTGGCTACTGGTGACGGGATATGCCCTGGTTGCAAAGAACCTTATAGGAGTCATGATGTGCCCGAGTTGCATAGCAGGAGGTTATCTTTCGGTAAATCCAGTAAAGCCTTGGCCAAGAGCCAGAGTGGTGAACTTGATTATTCCCAATATTTATTCGAGTCAATGACGAATTATGGGTACGGAAATGCTTTGTGCCCAACTGATGGTGTGAAGGGCAATGATGAGGGTACTAGTGGTGGTGTCCAGAAATCTTTTGTTGAGAAACAATGGAAACCCCTTACCCGTGAATTGAAAATATCTGCTAAAGTTATTGCTCCATATCG GCTTGTAATCCCTATCCGAATAATTGTTCTTGCATTATTCCTGCGTTGGAGGGTCTCAAATCCTAATGAAGATGCAAGATGGTTGTGGGGCATGTCTACAGTTTGTGAAATCTGGTTTGCTTTTTCTTGGCTACTTGACCAGCTCCCGAAGCTTTGTCCAATTAACCGTGTTACTGACCTTGATGTTCTGAAGGAGAAGTTCGAAACTCCTAGTCCAAGTAATCCAACAGGAAAATCTGACCTTCCTGGCATAGATATCTTTGTTTCTACTGCAGATTCAGAGAAAGAACCACCCCTTGTTACTGCAAACACCATTCTGTCTATTCTTGCAGCTGACTACCCAGTTGAGAAGCTCTCGTGTTATGTTTCAGATGATGGAGGTGCTTTGCTAACTTTTGAAGCCATGGCAGAGGCTGCTAGTTTTGCCAGCTTGTGGGTTCCATTTTGTAGGAAACATGAAATTGAGCCTAGAAACCCAGAATCTTATTTCAATATGAGAAGAGATCCTTACAAGAATAAAATCCGCCCAGATTTTGTTAGAGATAGAAGGCGGGCAAAACGTGAGTATGATGAATTCAAGGTTCGAATTAACGGCCTTTCTGATTCAATTCGCCGCCGATCTGATGCCTATAATACTCAAGAAGAGCTAAAGGCAATGAAAAGATGGAAAGAGAAAGTAGATGACGAACCAATGGATAGATTGAAGATCCCAAAGGCTACCTGGATGGCTGATGGAACCCATTGGCCTGGCACCTGGACAGTTCCAGCACCTGAGCATACTAGGGGTGATCATGCCAGCATCTTACAG GTAATGTTGCAGCCTCCTAGTGATGAACCACTAAAAGGAATAGCAGGGGATAGCAAATCCATGAACCTATCTGAAGTGGATATTCGCCTTCCTGTGTTGGTTTATGTTTCTCGTGAAAAGCGACCTGGTTATGATCACAACAAGAAGGCTGGGGCGATGAATGCACTGGTTCGAGCCTCCGCTGTTATGTCTAATGGACCTTTCATTCTTAACCTTGACTGTGACCACTACATATACAACTACCAGGCATTGAGAGATGGCATATGCTTCATGATGGACCGGGGTGGGGAAGGCATTTGTTATGTTCAGTTTCCTCAGAGGTTTGAAGGAATTGATCCATCTGACCGCTATGCCAATCACAACACTGTTTTCTTTGATGTCAACATGCGGGCCCTTGATGGGATACAAGGTCCAGTATATGTTGGAACAGGATGCCTCTTTCGTCGGACTGCCTTCTATGACTTCGATCCTCCAAGGTATGAAGATCATGGCAGCTGCTTCTTCGGCCGTCACAAGAAGGCTGCCGTTGCTTCTGCCCCAGAAATCAGCCAATCTTATGGAATGGAAGATGCAGAGAATCAGGAAATCAACGCTCCTCTTATTCCTAGAAAGTTTGGAAATTCAAGTTTGTTTCTTGATTCGGTAAGGGTGGCAGCATTTCAAGGTCTTCCCCTCGCAGACAATTCACATGTCAAATACGGACGACCTCCTGGTGCTCTAACTGGTCCTAGGCCCCTACATCTAGCCACAATTGCTGAGGCAGTGAATGTCATCTCATGCTGGTATGAAGATAAAACTGAATGGGGCCAATCCGTAGGGTGGATTTATGGATCTGTAACTGAGGATGTTGTCACTGGGTATAGGATGCATGGACGAGGATGGAGATCGGTTTATTGTGTGACTGAGAGGGATGCATTCCGTGGGACTGCCCCTATTAACCTTACTGATCGACTTCATCAGGTTCTCCGGTGGGCGACTGGCTCTGTTGAGATATTCTTTTCTCGCAACAACGCCCTTCTGGGTGGCCCTAGGTTGAAGCTCCTGCAGAGGATTGCCTACCTCAATGTTGGAATTTACCCTTTCACTTCTATATTCCTCGTTGTTTACTGCTTCATTCCCGCATTTTCACTCTTCACCAATCAGTTCATCGTTGCGTCTCTAACTGTCACATTCCTAGTATACCTCTTTATCATCAGCGTTACCCTTTGCATTCTTGCTGTGCTtgagatcaactggtctggaaTTGAACTGGAGGAGTGGTGGAGGAATGAGCAGTTCTGGTTAATTGGAGGCACAAGTGCGCATCTTGCTGCCGTGCTCCAGGGGCTACTGAAGGTGATTGCAGGGATTGAGATTTCATTCACACTGACATCTAAATCAGCTGGAGATGATGCTGACGATGAGTTTTCTGATCTCTATCTATTCAAATGGACATCTCTTATGATACTACCTTGCACAATCATTATGACTAACTTCATTGCAATTGCAGTCGGTGTTTCCCGAACTATATATAGCGAAGCACCTCAGTGGAGCAACTTACTTGGAGGTGTGTTCTTCAGCTTCTGGGTCCTGGCTCATTTCTACCCCTTTGTAAAAGGGCTTATGGGAAGACGTGGGAAGACACCCACCATCATATACGTTTGGTCGGCTCTCCTTTCGATTTGTATTTCATTACTTTGGGTTGCTATTGACCCTCCATCAGGAAATAATCAAATCGGGGGACTATTCCAGCTCCCATGA